In the Cylindrospermopsis raciborskii Cr2010 genome, TCAACTATGGATGGATGTTTTAGGAATTGATAAAATTGGCGTTACGGAGGATTTCTTCCATTTGGGAGGACATTCACTTTTAGCAACTAAATTGGTGTCTCGTATTAGGGAGGAATTTAATGTAGCCTTACCTTTACGGTCAATTTTTGAATATTCAACCATTGCTCGGTTAGGAGACGAAATTGACTGTTTAATTAATGTAAATACTACTAAAACAGGCCCAGAAGATATTATTCCTGTTTCTAACCGAGAAAATTTACCCCTTTCTTTCTCCCAATCTCGACTCTGGTTTTTAGATCTATTAGAAAAAGAAAATGCCGCGTATAATATATCAGTAGCTTTTCATTTAGAAGGAGATTTAAATGTAGATGCACTACGAGAAAGCTGGCAAAATATTATTCAACGTCATGAGGTGTTGCGCACAACTTTCGATAATCTGCAAGGATCCCCAATTCAGACAGTTCATGACTGGTTGGAATTAAAATTAACCATAACAAATCTCAGTTGTTTAGACTTTCAAACCCAACAAGAAACATTGAGAAGGTCAATACAAGAAGTGGTTATTACTCCCTTTAATCTTAAACAGCTACCATTACTACGTATCCATCTCTATCAATTATCTGACAATATTAGTGTTTTGTTGTTGGTCATACACCATATTATCGCTGATGGTTGGTCTTTGGGAGTCATGGTTAAAGAGTTATCCTTGTTCTACACGGCCATCTGTCAAAGAAATATCCCATCTATACCCCCTCTATCCATACAGTATGGAGATTTTGCCAATTGGCAACGGGAAGTTTTTCAGAAAACACAACTACCTATACAACTAGCTTACTGGAAACAAAAACTAACAGGTGCAAATCAAATTTTAGAACTACCAACAGATTACCCTCGTTCCCCAATTCCGAGTTATCAAGGTAGTGCTGTAAACTTTGCAGTTGATCAACAAACCACTCAAGAATTTAAAAAACTATGCGAATCTCAAGGTGCCACTTTATTCATGGGTTTGTTGGTGGTATTTAGCATTTTGCTTATGCGCTATTCAGGACAAGAAGACTTATTAATTGGTACGCCAATTGCTAACCGTAATCGTAAGCAGACCGAAGATTTAATCGGTTTTTTTGTCAATACTTTGGTCATCAGAAATAACTTGAGTGGTAATCCTAATTTTATCAACTTACTCTCTAGAACTAAGGAAGAAACTCTACAAGCTTATGCTCATCAAGATGTACCCTTTGAAAAGATAGTAGAGGAAATAAATCCACAAAGAAATCTCAGTCAGCATCCATTATTTCAGGTAATGTTCGTCTGGCAAAATGCACCTATGAATAAGTTGGAACTACCTAACTTACAACTAGCTCCTTGGAGATTGGAACAAAGATTAGCGAAGTTTGATTTGACCTTGTTAATGACGGAAACTGAACAGGGAATTGATGGAACATGGGAATATAGGACAGATTTATTTGCACTAGAAACAATTAATAGAATGATCGGTCATTTTGAAACTCTATTAAAGGGTATTATTGCTGAACCACAAAAACCAATTACTCATTTACCTGTACTTACTAGCCACGAGAAAAATCAACTACTCTTTCAATGGAATCAAACGCAATTTGAGTACCCTTTGTATCAACAAAATAAGTGCCTGCATCAATTGTTTGAATTACAAGTAGAGAAAACACCTAATAATGTAGCTGTAGTTTTTAAAAATCAAAGTCTTACCTATTTTCAATTAAATCAAAGAGCTAATCAATTGGCCCATTATTTACAATCCCGTGGTGTCCGACCAGATGTATTGGTAGGAATTTGTATGGAGCGTTCATTAGAAATGGTAATTGGTTTACTGGGAATTTTAAAAGCTGGTGGTGCTTATGTTCCCATGGATTCCAATTATCCCCGGGAACGTCTTGACTTTATGTTAGTAGATGCTGGAATTTCTCTATTATTAACACAAGAAAACCAGGTCACAACTCTAGATATTTTACCTCCGCACCAAATCATTTGCCTAGATAAGGAATGGCAAGTTATTGCTCAAGAGGATACACATAATCCCTCTACTAATTTAGTAGTAGAAAATCTTGCATATCTTATCTACACATCTGGCTCGACTGGTCAACCCAAAGGAGTGATGATAAGCCATAGTGCTATTTGTAATCACATGTTGTGGATGCAAAAAACCTTTAGTTTTGGGGAAAGGGAAAAAGTATTACAAAAAACACCTTTTAGTTTCGATGCTTCTGTATGGGAATTTTACGCACCTCTATTAACAGGTGGACAGTTAATAATTGCCGAAAAAGATGGACACAAGGATGTTTCTTACCTGTTGAAATTAATTTGTGAGCAACAAGTAACAGTTCTACAAATGGTTCCTTCCTTACTACAAATGTTCCTAGAATATGGGGAGATAGAAAATTGTCATTCCTTAACACATATCTTCTGTGGGGGTGAAGCTTTACCAGTAGCTATGGTAGAAAATTTATTGAGCAAACTAAATGTTAACTTTCACAACCTCTATGGACCTACGGAAGCCTGTATTGATGCTACTTTTTTAAGCTTCACAAAAGAAAACAATCACTATATTAAACAAAATATGCTTCCCATTGGTCGTCCCATCGCTAATACACAAACTTATGTTCTTGATGCTCACTTACAACCAGTTCCCATTGGGGTTCCAGGTGAACTATACATAGGTGGTATGGGACTAGCACGTGGTTATTGCCAACTTCCGCAATTAACTAGAGATAAGTTTATTGCTCATCCCTTTAGCGATAATCCAGATTCACGTCTTTATAAAACAGGAGACTTAGTTCGTTACCTTCCCGATGGAAACATTGAATTTATAGGACGCATTGACCACCAAGTTAAAATACGCGGTTTCCGCATTGAACTGGGAGAAATTGAAGCTGTATTGACTCAACATCCCAATGTACTGAATGCAGTTGTAGTTATTTCTGGAGACTCATCTGCCACTAACAGTTTAATTGCTTATTATGTAAGCACAGAAAAGCAATTTACCTCTTCGGGTGTGTTACGTGATTTCCTCAAAGAAAAGTTACCCGATTATATGATACCTAACAGTTTTATAGTTTTAGACCATCTACCCATGACACCAAATGGGAAGATTGATAGGAAGCTATTGGCTGGGTTGAATATAAACAGGAATTTTGATGCTCATCAACATGTTTCCCCTCGCACACTTTTAGAATATAAACTAGTAGAAATATGGGAGGAAATTCTCCAAGTCAGTCCAATAAGTGTAACTGAAAACTTTTTTGATTTAGGTGGTCATTCTCTTTTAGCCATCAGATTGATAGCTGCTATTGAGCAAAAGTTAAAATGTAATTTACCTGTGGTTTCTCTATTTAGAGAGGGGACTATAGAGAAAATTGCCCTATTGTTAGACCAAGATCACCAAAAAGCAAGCAATCATTCAGATATTCTAATTCCTCTGCAAACTCAAGGCGATTTGCTACCTTTATTTTTAGTCCACCAAGCAGGAGGTTATGGTTTATCCTATTCGGTTCTAGCTGAAAAATTGGCTGTAGGTATGGGTAAAAAACTGCCCATCTATGCTATTCAGTCACCTGGATTAGATGGTAAACAATCACCCTTAGAAAGCATTGAAGAAATGGCAAATACCTACATTCATACCATTCGAGAAATACAGCCCCATGGACCTTACTTATTAGGTGGACATTCTTTAGGGGGATTAATTGCCTTTGCCATGGCTAGTCAATTGGAAGCTATGGGAGAACAAATTGAGCGCGTATTGATTATAGATACCCATCCACCTATGCCAACGGATGAAACTATAGCTTCTTTGGAGGATAATGCAGGAATTATTTGTTTTATGGTGGAGCAAATAGCATTATTTTTTAATAAAAATGTGACTATCAATTATCAGACAATTTCTAGTTTGGATCAAGATTCCCAGTTAGACTATGTTGCACAAACATTAGAACAACATAATCTGATTCCACCCAACTCAGGAAATAGTTTAATTGCTCGTCTCATTAAGGTTTATAAGGCTAATTTACGCGCTAGTGTAGTCTATCAACCACCTGTAAATAGGTCTAATATTACACTATTTATAACTCCCTCCCTAGCAGCTAAATTTCCCAATGACCCCACTGTTGGATGGCAAAAGTTAACCACTCAAAAAGTCCAAGTTTGTCGCGTTATGGGTGAACATCAAACTATGTTAAAAGAACCTGAAGTGGAAAATTTGGTCACGGAAATCATGGCTACATTAGTAAACACTCCTTAACTAATTAGGTCATTGGCATTGAGTAAAAATCTGCTTAAATATGACTAAAAAATCTATTAAACAAAAAAACTAAATTACTTAGAATGAAATGAGTAAAATTCCCCAGATTATCCATCAAATTTTTTTTCTAGGAGCAGCAGCAGTACCGGAAAAATATCGACGTTATCAACAAACAGTTTTACAAAATCATCCCCATTGGGAATACCAATTTTGGGATGAACGCAAAGCTAGAGGATTTATGACAGATAATTATCCCTGGTTCCTACCAGTATTTGATGCTTATCCTCATGATATTCAGCGTCGTGATGCCATACGTTATTTCATACTCTATCACTATGGTGGGTTTTACTTAGATATGGATGTAGAAAGTATAAAACCACTGGATAATTTATTGGCAGATTTCGAGCTTATTCTATCCAAGTTGGTAGGTTTTAGTAATGCAATTATGGGTAGTATTCCCAAGCATCCTCTGTGGTTGAAAGTGTTTGAGGAATTAAAAAACCGTCAACATAACTCAGACCATAAAATAATGCCACTTTATGTTGGACATAGTACTGGACCAATTATGCTTAACGACTGCGTGGTTGGGGGTAAATTTGATCAAAATTCTAATGTTCTAGTCTGTCCAGGATATATTTTTGAGCCAGGTGCACCCATGGAACTTAATGGTAAAATCTTCAAGAGTCACGTTAACCCAGAGACTTATACTATACATCACATGACCACTTCTTGGTTACCTAGAAAACACCAAATAGCCAGGTTTTTATTCGGGTTGATGTTAGAACCATACTGGTTTTTTCGATCTTTATTTAAAGGCAAAATTTAATTTATGAACCAAAACTTTCGGGAGAACCACAAAAAAACAATTGGAGGACGGCTAGACAAAATTGAGTTCTACTTTAGATGAAAATTTTAGGTACTGAGCGATCGCTTCAAAAAAAGTCGTTAGGAAATTAGGACAAATGCCAAATTTAGAATTAAAAACAAAAACACCAACTTGGTTAAAAATTGCAGTAGTAGTTCTGATAGGACTAAGTATTTTCTGTCGCTGGGTAAGTTTAGACAAAAAAATTTACTGCTGCGACGAAAACTGGACATCTGTAGCAATTTCTGGACACACATTAGTTGAGTTACAAAAGGAACTTTCTGAACATGAAGGCATAATTCCTATCAATAACTTTCAAAAGTATCAACACATAAGTCCAGAAAAGCATGTAAGTGATACAGTTAATTATTTAATCACCTCAGACCCCCAACATCCCCCATTGTACTACATTATGGTCAGACTATGGGCCCAGATATTTGGTGATTCCCCCACGGGAATAAGGAGTTTATCGGCAATTATTAGTTTGTTAATATTTCCGGGTGTATTTTGGATATGTTTAGAGTTGTTTGAGTCTGGAATTGTGGCATGGATAGCAATGGGATTAATTGCTGTTTCTCCCTTACAGCTATATTTTGCTCAAGAGGCTCGCCAATATGCTTTATGGATGGTAGAAATTCTCATATCCAGTACTGCTTTATTGAGATCCATCAGAAAAGAAAATACACTCAGCTGGGTTTTGTATAGCCTAACCTTGATTCTGGGACTATATACCCACTTATTAACAGGTTTCATGATTATATCTCACGGAATTTATGTGATTATTCAACAACAGTTTCGTCTCACCAAAACCTTG is a window encoding:
- a CDS encoding glycosyltransferase family 32 protein, translating into MSKIPQIIHQIFFLGAAAVPEKYRRYQQTVLQNHPHWEYQFWDERKARGFMTDNYPWFLPVFDAYPHDIQRRDAIRYFILYHYGGFYLDMDVESIKPLDNLLADFELILSKLVGFSNAIMGSIPKHPLWLKVFEELKNRQHNSDHKIMPLYVGHSTGPIMLNDCVVGGKFDQNSNVLVCPGYIFEPGAPMELNGKIFKSHVNPETYTIHHMTTSWLPRKHQIARFLFGLMLEPYWFFRSLFKGKI